The proteins below are encoded in one region of Aquisphaera giovannonii:
- a CDS encoding GspE/PulE family protein, whose protein sequence is MNTVGKKGPSTEGSPVAAAALADLLGRLDPASPRYATDAVELVLSHARQVRASDVHFHPGQGGLEVRWRLDGVLLPVAVLPARLAPNVVARLKVLAELLSYRTDVPQEGRIRATPGEVEMRISTFPTLHGERAVIRVFAAPGAFLRLDDLSLPPEVRDALSGLLDETSGAVVLSGPAGSGKTTTIYACLRELAARTKGERSLATMEDPIESAVPGVAQAQVNLVAGLTLESGLKSLLRQDPEVLAIGEIRDRPTAELAFQAALTGHLTLTTFHAGSAVEVVGRLLDMGLEPYAIRSGLLAVLSLRLARRLCPSCATPASSPEQFLGLPVSRASVPVGCDLCGRTGYRGRIVLAELLMPRVGPIGPAILAKADVHDLERLAREAGMVTRWQRAYDAVESGLTSPAEIRRVLGVSTQPG, encoded by the coding sequence ATGAACACGGTGGGCAAGAAGGGACCGTCGACGGAAGGCTCGCCGGTGGCCGCCGCGGCGCTGGCCGACCTTCTCGGGAGGCTCGATCCGGCGAGCCCGCGGTATGCGACGGACGCCGTCGAGCTCGTCCTGTCGCACGCCAGGCAGGTCCGCGCCAGCGACGTGCATTTCCACCCGGGGCAGGGGGGGCTCGAGGTCCGCTGGCGGCTCGACGGCGTGCTCCTCCCCGTCGCCGTGCTCCCCGCGAGGCTGGCGCCGAACGTGGTGGCGAGGCTGAAGGTGCTGGCCGAGCTGCTGTCGTACCGGACGGACGTGCCGCAGGAGGGCCGCATCCGCGCGACACCGGGCGAGGTCGAGATGCGGATCTCCACGTTCCCGACGCTCCACGGCGAGCGGGCGGTCATCCGGGTCTTCGCCGCGCCCGGGGCGTTCCTGAGGCTGGACGACCTAAGCCTGCCCCCGGAGGTCCGCGACGCCCTCTCGGGCCTGCTCGACGAGACCTCCGGCGCGGTCGTGCTCTCGGGGCCGGCGGGCAGCGGGAAGACGACGACGATCTACGCGTGCCTCCGCGAGCTGGCCGCGCGGACGAAGGGCGAGCGGAGCCTGGCGACGATGGAAGATCCGATCGAGTCGGCCGTGCCCGGCGTCGCCCAGGCCCAGGTGAACCTCGTCGCCGGCCTGACGCTCGAGTCCGGCCTGAAGTCGCTCCTGCGCCAGGATCCCGAGGTCCTGGCGATCGGCGAGATCCGCGACCGGCCGACGGCGGAGCTGGCCTTCCAGGCCGCGCTCACCGGGCACCTGACGCTGACGACCTTCCACGCCGGCTCCGCCGTCGAGGTCGTGGGCCGGCTCCTGGACATGGGCCTGGAGCCGTACGCCATCCGCAGCGGCCTCCTGGCCGTCCTCTCGCTGCGCCTGGCCCGCCGCCTCTGCCCGAGCTGTGCAACGCCGGCGAGCTCGCCGGAGCAGTTCCTGGGCCTGCCCGTCTCGCGGGCGAGCGTCCCCGTCGGCTGCGACCTCTGCGGCCGGACCGGCTACCGCGGCCGGATCGTGCTGGCGGAGCTGCTCATGCCGAGGGTCGGCCCGATCGGCCCCGCCATCCTCGCCAAGGCCGACGTGCACGACCTGGAACGCCTCGCCCGCGAGGCCGGAATGGTGACCCGCTGGCAGCGTGCCTACGACGCCGTCGAGTCCGGGCTGACCTCGCCGGCGGAGATCCGCCGGGTGCTCGGCGTCTCGACGCAGCCGGGGTGA
- a CDS encoding serine/threonine protein kinase, which yields MATSVEGSTSGKDVKSLSAVDEASLEKSIVQRGLATEAEVQACKAHRTKIAEKSKESSPTLLEVMVDAKVLTRSQMVRLLKEKGEPARKLEVPGYQILDKLGRGSMGVVYKAKQLSVDRVVALKVLLDSLAQNKEFIKRFEREAKIAAKLSHNNIVNAIDAGEAGGRYYFVMEYVEGPTIKDFLDKNKTFEEKEAIRIVTAVAEALKHASQRGLIHRDIKPENVILMKDGGVKLADLGLARLTDDEKWGLSEAGMAIGTPYYISPEQVRGQTDIDIRADIYSLGATFYHMVTGKVPYGGDNPSEVMRKHVDPRVQLVPPDHLNTNLSSGLGMVIETMLMKNREHRYSNPDDLILDLKCLSQGESPMIAGQRPESLQALVEGESDGVEGYVAGPSEEQMVELAGIVNNRNTIIATIGMLLAVSVITNVILLTVR from the coding sequence ATGGCCACCTCGGTCGAAGGCAGCACATCCGGGAAAGACGTCAAGTCGCTCTCCGCCGTGGACGAGGCGAGCCTGGAGAAATCGATCGTCCAGCGCGGGCTGGCGACGGAGGCGGAGGTCCAGGCCTGCAAGGCCCACCGCACGAAGATCGCGGAGAAGAGCAAGGAGTCCTCTCCGACCTTGCTCGAGGTCATGGTGGACGCCAAGGTCCTCACGCGCAGCCAGATGGTCCGCCTCCTCAAGGAGAAGGGGGAGCCGGCGAGGAAGTTGGAAGTCCCCGGCTACCAGATCCTCGACAAGCTCGGCCGCGGCTCGATGGGCGTGGTCTACAAGGCCAAGCAGTTGAGCGTCGACCGCGTGGTCGCGCTCAAGGTGCTGCTCGATTCGCTCGCCCAGAACAAGGAATTCATCAAGCGGTTCGAGCGTGAGGCCAAGATCGCGGCCAAGCTCTCGCACAACAACATCGTCAACGCCATCGACGCCGGCGAGGCCGGCGGCCGCTACTACTTCGTGATGGAGTACGTGGAAGGTCCGACGATCAAGGACTTCCTCGACAAGAACAAGACCTTCGAGGAGAAGGAGGCCATCCGCATCGTCACGGCGGTGGCCGAGGCGCTCAAGCACGCCAGCCAACGCGGGCTCATCCACCGGGACATCAAGCCGGAGAACGTGATCCTGATGAAGGACGGCGGCGTCAAGCTCGCCGACCTGGGGCTCGCCCGCCTGACCGACGACGAGAAGTGGGGGCTCTCCGAGGCCGGCATGGCCATCGGCACGCCCTACTACATCAGCCCGGAGCAGGTCCGCGGCCAGACCGACATCGACATCCGCGCCGACATCTACAGCCTGGGCGCGACCTTCTACCACATGGTCACCGGCAAGGTGCCCTACGGCGGCGACAACCCGTCGGAGGTCATGCGCAAGCACGTCGATCCGCGCGTCCAGCTCGTACCCCCGGACCACCTCAACACCAACCTCTCCAGCGGCCTGGGCATGGTCATCGAGACCATGCTCATGAAGAACCGCGAGCATCGCTACTCCAACCCGGACGACCTGATCCTCGACCTCAAGTGCCTGAGCCAGGGGGAGAGCCCGATGATCGCGGGCCAGAGGCCCGAGAGCCTGCAGGCCCTCGTCGAGGGGGAGTCGGACGGCGTGGAAGGCTACGTGGCCGGCCCGAGCGAGGAGCAGATGGTCGAACTCGCGGGCATCGTGAACAACCGCAACACCATCATCGCCACCATCGGCATGCTCCTGGCTGTCTCCGTGATCACCAACGTGATCCTGCTGACCGTCCGCTGA
- the lpxK gene encoding tetraacyldisaccharide 4'-kinase: MRRLEPELFLRLVRGELRNPAAAVARMGLGAAAIPYGLAVRARNLAFDLGWKPSSRASVPVVSVGNLTLGGTGKTPMVEWLARWYRRRGVRVTLLSRGYGHGGGINDEGLVLEENLGDVPHLQDADRVSLARIAVEELEAELIVLDDGFQHRRLARDVDIVMLDALDPFGLGRLFPRGLLREPIGSLRRASAVVLSRADTLDGEPLAAIRRAVDRVAPGRPFLLTRHAPIDLLDADGGSGPVADLAGKRVAAFCGIGNPEGFRRTIRPLCGEVVDLRVFPDHHRYDARDVAELTEWARRSGADLALTTQKDSVKLRTSTLGAVPLRVLRIGLEITEGLEALEGILAPLVRPVPGG, from the coding sequence GTGCGAAGGCTGGAACCGGAATTGTTCCTGAGACTGGTCCGAGGGGAGCTCCGCAACCCCGCGGCCGCCGTCGCGAGGATGGGTCTCGGGGCCGCCGCGATCCCGTATGGGCTCGCCGTCCGCGCCCGCAACCTGGCGTTCGACCTGGGCTGGAAGCCCTCATCCCGGGCGAGCGTCCCGGTCGTGTCGGTCGGCAACCTGACCCTCGGCGGGACCGGCAAGACCCCGATGGTGGAATGGCTGGCGCGCTGGTATCGCCGCCGCGGCGTCCGCGTGACGCTCCTGAGCCGCGGCTATGGCCACGGCGGCGGGATCAACGACGAGGGCCTGGTCCTCGAGGAGAACCTCGGCGACGTCCCCCACCTCCAGGATGCGGACCGGGTGTCGCTCGCGCGGATCGCGGTCGAGGAGCTCGAGGCCGAGCTGATCGTGCTCGACGACGGGTTCCAGCACCGCCGCCTGGCGAGGGACGTGGACATCGTCATGCTCGACGCGCTGGACCCGTTCGGCCTCGGGCGCCTCTTCCCTCGGGGCCTGCTGCGCGAGCCGATCGGCTCGCTCCGGAGGGCCTCGGCCGTGGTCCTCTCGCGGGCCGATACGCTCGACGGCGAGCCCCTCGCCGCGATCCGGCGGGCCGTCGATCGCGTCGCGCCGGGCAGGCCATTCCTCCTCACGCGGCACGCCCCGATCGACCTGCTCGACGCCGACGGAGGGTCCGGGCCGGTCGCCGACCTCGCCGGCAAGCGGGTCGCGGCCTTCTGCGGGATCGGCAACCCGGAGGGCTTCCGCCGGACCATCCGGCCGCTCTGCGGCGAGGTGGTCGATTTGCGGGTCTTCCCCGACCATCACCGATACGACGCCAGGGACGTGGCCGAGCTGACCGAATGGGCGCGCCGCTCCGGGGCGGATCTCGCCTTGACCACCCAGAAGGATTCCGTCAAGCTCCGGACCTCGACACTCGGCGCCGTCCCCCTGCGCGTCCTGCGCATCGGCCTGGAGATCACGGAGGGTCTCGAGGCGCTGGAAGGGATCCTCGCCCCCCTGGTCCGCCCCGTGCCGGGCGGCTGA
- a CDS encoding Mpo1-like protein, whose protein sequence is MVYPPQEPSPLIAHWVERHRHPLSFALHMVGIPPTILGVLLFSVYVGLLSAPVMALSLALFFGGYLLQFAGHVLEGTDPGEIVFFKKKLGMPYVEFPPARGAVATAASAGRDRTTGKPAAAPG, encoded by the coding sequence ATGGTCTACCCTCCGCAAGAACCCAGCCCCCTCATCGCGCACTGGGTCGAGCGTCATCGGCATCCCCTGAGCTTCGCCCTGCACATGGTGGGCATCCCGCCGACCATCCTGGGTGTGCTCCTCTTCTCGGTCTACGTGGGGCTGCTCTCCGCACCGGTGATGGCGCTGTCGCTGGCCCTCTTCTTCGGCGGCTATCTGCTCCAGTTCGCCGGGCACGTCCTGGAGGGCACCGACCCCGGGGAGATCGTCTTCTTCAAGAAGAAGCTGGGGATGCCCTACGTCGAATTCCCCCCGGCACGCGGGGCCGTCGCGACGGCCGCCTCGGCCGGCCGCGACCGGACCACGGGGAAGCCGGCCGCCGCGCCTGGCTGA
- the waaF gene encoding lipopolysaccharide heptosyltransferase II, which yields MNIVVFCPNLIGDTVMATPAIRALREHFPGARLTALVRPQVAPVLDGNPWFDEVVRAHHKSGRIEERNPAVIRRLRQGRHDVAILLPNSFRSAWTAWRSGIPRRVGYVRYGRGLLLTDRLLPPRDATGKYLPTPIVEYYLALAGLLGCRGASVRLELRTTDDDERAADRAAAILGLGGDRPLVCLNTGGAFGPAKNWPAASFAEVARRLVAERGASVLVLCGPAERDSAREIVRLADHPDVASLADLPTSLGLSKAFVRRASLLVTTDSGPRHFAAAFGTPVVTLFGPTHIAWTRTYHPAAVHLIRPVPCGPCQRPVCPEGHHRCMRELSPESVFHAACRLLDGGSHRRTGRHPGEALTRRGTIGQEAGA from the coding sequence ATGAACATCGTGGTCTTCTGCCCGAACCTGATCGGCGACACCGTCATGGCGACCCCGGCCATCCGCGCCCTTCGGGAACACTTCCCCGGGGCCCGGCTGACGGCCCTGGTCCGGCCCCAGGTCGCCCCCGTCCTGGACGGCAACCCGTGGTTCGACGAGGTCGTCCGCGCCCACCACAAGTCGGGCCGCATCGAGGAACGCAACCCCGCGGTGATCCGCCGCCTGCGGCAGGGCCGCCACGACGTCGCGATACTGCTCCCCAACTCGTTCCGCTCCGCCTGGACGGCCTGGCGCTCGGGGATCCCGCGGCGCGTCGGCTACGTCCGCTACGGCCGCGGCCTCCTGCTGACGGACCGGCTCCTGCCCCCTCGCGATGCGACGGGGAAGTACCTGCCGACGCCGATCGTCGAATACTACCTCGCCCTGGCCGGCTTGCTCGGCTGTCGGGGCGCCTCCGTGCGCCTCGAATTGCGGACGACGGACGACGACGAGAGGGCCGCCGACCGGGCCGCGGCGATCCTCGGCCTGGGCGGCGATCGCCCGCTGGTCTGCCTGAATACGGGCGGTGCCTTCGGCCCGGCCAAGAATTGGCCCGCGGCCTCGTTCGCCGAGGTGGCCAGGCGGCTAGTCGCCGAGCGCGGGGCCTCGGTGCTGGTCCTGTGCGGGCCCGCGGAGCGAGACTCGGCCCGCGAGATCGTCCGGCTGGCCGACCATCCGGACGTCGCCAGCCTGGCGGACCTGCCGACGAGCCTGGGCCTGTCCAAGGCCTTCGTCCGACGCGCCTCGCTGCTCGTGACCACGGACTCCGGGCCCCGCCACTTCGCGGCGGCCTTCGGCACGCCCGTCGTCACCCTGTTCGGCCCGACCCACATCGCGTGGACCCGCACCTACCACCCCGCGGCCGTCCACCTGATCCGGCCGGTCCCGTGCGGGCCCTGCCAGCGTCCGGTCTGTCCGGAAGGCCATCACCGCTGCATGCGGGAGCTTTCCCCCGAGTCCGTCTTCCACGCCGCGTGCCGGCTCCTCGACGGCGGCTCGCACAGACGGACCGGTCGTCATCCCGGGGAGGCCCTGACCCGCAGGGGCACGATCGGCCAGGAGGCCGGAGCCTGA
- a CDS encoding 3-isopropylmalate dehydrogenase translates to MVKIGVIPGDGVGPEVTAQGLAVLELVGGLDGFRYELEEFDLGGERYMATGEVLTDATLARLRSCRAILLGAVGHPGVPPGVLEKGILLKLRFDFQQYINLRPVHLYPGVQTPIRDKGPDDIDMLVVRENNEDLYVGVGGFTRKGTPEEVALQTSVNTRAGVERCVRYAFEQARKRAGAGPFRGLSKADRDAGMTRQVTLVAKTNVLTFAHDLWMRTFEEVGREYPDIKRDYQHVDACCMRMVVSPERFDVIVTTNMFGDIITDLGAVLQGGMGLAASGNLNPEGTAPSMFEPVHGSAPDIAGKGIANPLASVLSVAMMLDHLDVPAAAARIRRAVAQVLAEPGPRTPDLGGKATTAEVGRAVVEALRA, encoded by the coding sequence TTGGTCAAGATCGGTGTCATCCCGGGAGACGGCGTGGGCCCCGAGGTCACGGCCCAGGGGCTGGCCGTGCTGGAGCTGGTGGGCGGGCTGGACGGATTCCGCTACGAGCTGGAAGAGTTCGACCTCGGCGGCGAGCGTTACATGGCGACCGGCGAGGTGCTGACCGACGCCACGCTGGCGAGGCTGCGGTCATGCCGGGCGATCCTCCTGGGCGCCGTGGGCCACCCGGGGGTGCCGCCGGGCGTCCTCGAGAAGGGCATCCTGCTGAAGCTCCGGTTCGATTTCCAGCAGTACATCAACCTCCGCCCCGTGCACCTGTACCCGGGCGTGCAGACGCCGATCCGGGACAAGGGCCCGGACGACATCGACATGCTCGTCGTCCGCGAGAACAACGAGGACCTCTACGTCGGGGTCGGCGGGTTCACGCGCAAGGGGACGCCGGAGGAGGTCGCCCTCCAGACCTCGGTGAACACGCGGGCCGGCGTCGAACGCTGCGTCCGATATGCGTTCGAACAGGCCCGCAAGCGGGCCGGGGCGGGGCCCTTCCGCGGGCTGTCCAAGGCGGACCGGGACGCCGGCATGACCCGCCAGGTGACGCTCGTCGCGAAGACCAACGTGCTGACGTTCGCACACGACCTCTGGATGCGGACCTTCGAGGAGGTCGGCCGCGAATATCCGGACATCAAGCGGGACTACCAGCACGTGGACGCCTGCTGCATGCGGATGGTCGTGAGCCCGGAGCGGTTCGACGTCATCGTGACGACCAACATGTTCGGCGACATCATCACGGACTTGGGCGCGGTGCTCCAGGGGGGCATGGGCCTGGCGGCCTCCGGCAACCTCAACCCCGAAGGCACGGCGCCCAGCATGTTCGAGCCCGTCCACGGCTCCGCGCCGGACATCGCCGGCAAGGGGATCGCCAACCCGCTGGCATCGGTCCTCTCGGTGGCCATGATGCTCGATCACCTGGACGTCCCGGCCGCCGCCGCGAGGATCCGCCGGGCCGTCGCGCAGGTGCTCGCGGAGCCGGGGCCCAGGACTCCGGACCTCGGCGGGAAGGCCACCACGGCCGAGGTCGGCCGGGCCGTCGTCGAGGCCCTCCGCGCCTGA
- a CDS encoding NAD-dependent epimerase/dehydratase family protein, translated as MATWLITGATGFLGRHVLGLLEAGPARDSGEEDRVVAIGRSRPEAIPADRFVAADLAEPGPTSLAVRMVEPDFVIHAAGRTPPASDEEMERSNVVATAHVLGALRSLGKPVRVVLAGSAAELGPVPEAELPVGEDYPCRPDGAYGRSKLTATLAGLSESAPLEVCCARVFNPIGPGMPASQAFGDFAVRLAAPSTDPLELAVGDLESRRDFIDVRDVAAALIALAGRGKPGRAYHVGTGTSRSVREGLECLIRLSGRTVRLHADPSRMWSRGPRDSRADTRRIREHTGWAPAIPFEQSLRELWDALLLA; from the coding sequence ATGGCGACCTGGCTGATCACCGGCGCGACGGGCTTCCTCGGCCGCCACGTCCTCGGCCTCCTCGAGGCGGGCCCAGCCCGCGACTCGGGGGAGGAAGACCGCGTCGTCGCGATCGGCCGTAGCAGGCCGGAGGCCATCCCGGCGGATCGGTTCGTGGCGGCGGACCTGGCGGAGCCCGGGCCGACCAGTCTCGCGGTGCGTATGGTCGAGCCAGACTTTGTCATCCACGCCGCGGGCCGCACGCCGCCGGCGTCGGACGAGGAAATGGAGCGATCGAACGTCGTGGCGACCGCCCACGTCCTGGGGGCGCTCCGCTCGCTGGGCAAGCCGGTGCGCGTGGTCCTCGCCGGATCCGCGGCGGAGCTCGGCCCGGTCCCGGAGGCCGAACTGCCGGTCGGCGAAGACTACCCCTGCAGGCCGGACGGCGCGTATGGCCGCAGCAAGCTCACGGCGACCCTCGCCGGGCTCTCGGAGTCGGCGCCGCTGGAGGTCTGCTGCGCCCGCGTCTTCAACCCGATCGGCCCGGGCATGCCTGCCTCCCAGGCGTTCGGCGACTTCGCAGTGAGGCTCGCCGCCCCCTCGACGGATCCGCTCGAGCTGGCCGTCGGCGACCTGGAGTCTCGCCGCGACTTCATCGACGTCCGCGACGTCGCTGCTGCGCTGATCGCCCTCGCGGGCCGCGGGAAGCCGGGACGGGCCTACCACGTGGGGACGGGAACCTCACGATCCGTCCGCGAGGGCCTCGAATGCCTGATCCGACTCAGCGGGCGCACCGTCCGCCTCCACGCCGATCCGAGCCGGATGTGGAGCCGAGGCCCCCGCGATTCCCGGGCGGACACCCGCAGGATCCGGGAGCACACCGGCTGGGCGCCGGCGATCCCGTTCGAACAGAGCCTGCGTGAGCTCTGGGACGCGCTTCTCCTCGCCTGA
- a CDS encoding TolC family protein encodes MRLTLSTNRWTPAALAAVWLFSAGCQRLPYIDQSKQVPHDNMGKIAQEDREVKQADFLSSTLPMQLPKVAKPRTTNDPEAQELWPLTLQEAIRIGLDNAEVIRVINLGAQGIPIEGFEPTFLAPALAAGSAGQAVLGGGGLASVYDPALQETQIAQALSVFDTAFTTQINWGRATQPFNNAIQGGSLTLTGPRTAVVSQQDTVNYQFGLQKRGATGTQMSIVHNINWLYQNSTFLVTPSAYTTNLQMSVTQPLLGSAPLPGQPINNFSNLVGLEANRAPIVIARLQADESVWNFKLNVMEHVRSIEQQYWILARKHVQLWSSEKAVDLAREIVNREQAELVVGKGTVADVAEAQQRLEQFSLELVTRTSDLITTERQLRNLLGLPPADNRRIVPVTPPTEARLEPDWDSSVAQMLSFYPDIVRQQIAVRVAELQLVIARNQLLPQLNLNLLYQLNGLGQQLDQAEAVMTGATIKALEPVVAARERAAGLPGNPGLYNNFHTWQVGFTFQMPLGNRSPLANTRYAQYGLLRQRAFLQQMVHQRLHQLARYYLEIDANYKQFKTASRLRAAAAQRLDAQRAYYEEGRITIDRFLDAVSQYAQAVATEAEWKTLYNISIIVFEESKGTLLAYNNIAVAEGPLPRKAYVQARDIQNAHRKLPIPHDGPMYNPPASGPVSPDSTPPADIPGVNPLQSPAMPAPVGPLGPPPTPAPPFRPAGEPPILSQKPAGEVPGALGIPTSPTGAPSLLTGTRPAADASTIPASAPAMPPSAPAAGPSQAPALPPLPPAASAEPAPSAPAGAQSTEELPELPADIGLPPLPKS; translated from the coding sequence ATGCGATTGACTCTAAGCACGAACCGGTGGACTCCTGCTGCCCTGGCGGCGGTCTGGCTCTTCTCCGCCGGTTGCCAGAGGCTTCCCTACATCGACCAGTCCAAGCAGGTCCCCCATGACAACATGGGGAAGATCGCGCAGGAGGACCGGGAGGTCAAGCAGGCCGACTTCCTCAGCAGCACGCTGCCGATGCAGCTCCCCAAGGTGGCGAAGCCGCGCACCACCAACGACCCGGAGGCGCAGGAGCTCTGGCCCCTGACCCTCCAGGAGGCGATCCGGATCGGCCTGGACAACGCCGAGGTCATCCGCGTGATCAACCTCGGTGCTCAGGGCATCCCGATCGAGGGCTTCGAGCCGACGTTCCTCGCCCCGGCCCTCGCGGCGGGCTCCGCCGGCCAGGCGGTCCTCGGCGGCGGCGGCCTGGCGAGCGTGTACGACCCGGCCCTCCAGGAGACGCAGATCGCCCAGGCGCTCTCGGTCTTCGACACGGCGTTCACGACCCAGATCAACTGGGGCCGGGCCACCCAGCCGTTCAACAACGCGATCCAGGGCGGCTCGCTCACCCTGACGGGGCCCAGGACGGCCGTCGTCTCGCAGCAGGACACGGTGAACTACCAGTTCGGCCTGCAGAAGCGCGGGGCGACGGGCACCCAGATGAGCATCGTGCACAACATCAACTGGCTCTACCAGAACAGCACGTTCCTCGTCACGCCGTCGGCCTACACCACGAACCTGCAGATGAGCGTCACCCAGCCGCTGCTCGGCTCGGCGCCGCTGCCGGGCCAGCCGATCAACAACTTCTCGAACCTGGTGGGCCTGGAGGCGAACCGGGCGCCGATCGTCATCGCCCGATTGCAGGCGGATGAGAGCGTCTGGAACTTCAAGCTCAACGTGATGGAGCACGTCCGCTCGATCGAGCAGCAGTACTGGATCCTGGCCCGCAAGCACGTCCAGCTGTGGTCGTCGGAGAAGGCCGTGGACCTCGCCCGCGAGATCGTCAATCGCGAGCAGGCGGAGCTCGTCGTGGGCAAGGGCACGGTGGCCGACGTGGCCGAGGCCCAGCAGCGTCTCGAGCAGTTCAGCCTCGAGCTGGTCACGCGGACCTCGGACCTCATCACGACCGAGCGTCAGCTCCGCAACCTCCTGGGCCTGCCGCCGGCGGACAACCGCCGCATCGTCCCGGTGACTCCGCCTACGGAGGCCCGGCTCGAGCCCGACTGGGATTCCAGCGTCGCCCAGATGCTCTCGTTCTACCCCGACATCGTCCGCCAGCAGATCGCCGTCCGCGTGGCGGAGCTCCAGCTCGTCATCGCCCGCAACCAGCTGCTGCCGCAGTTGAACCTGAACCTGCTCTATCAGCTCAACGGCCTGGGCCAGCAGCTCGACCAGGCGGAGGCCGTGATGACCGGGGCCACGATCAAGGCCCTGGAGCCGGTCGTCGCCGCCCGGGAGCGGGCCGCGGGCCTTCCGGGCAACCCCGGCCTCTACAACAACTTCCACACCTGGCAGGTGGGCTTCACCTTCCAGATGCCCCTGGGCAACCGGTCGCCGCTGGCGAACACCCGCTACGCCCAGTACGGCCTCCTGCGGCAGCGGGCGTTCCTCCAGCAGATGGTCCACCAGCGCCTGCACCAGCTCGCCCGCTACTACCTGGAAATCGACGCCAACTACAAGCAGTTCAAGACGGCCTCGCGGCTGCGGGCCGCCGCCGCCCAGCGGCTGGACGCCCAGCGGGCCTACTACGAGGAAGGCCGGATCACGATCGACCGCTTCCTCGACGCGGTCAGCCAGTACGCCCAGGCGGTGGCGACCGAGGCGGAATGGAAGACCCTGTACAACATCTCGATCATCGTGTTCGAGGAGTCCAAGGGGACGCTGCTGGCCTACAACAACATCGCCGTGGCGGAAGGCCCGCTGCCGAGGAAGGCGTACGTCCAGGCCCGCGACATCCAGAACGCCCACCGCAAGCTGCCGATCCCGCACGACGGCCCGATGTACAACCCGCCGGCGTCCGGCCCGGTCAGCCCGGACTCGACCCCGCCCGCGGACATCCCCGGCGTGAACCCGCTTCAGTCCCCGGCGATGCCGGCCCCCGTGGGCCCGCTCGGCCCGCCGCCGACCCCGGCTCCCCCGTTCCGCCCGGCCGGCGAGCCGCCGATCCTCTCCCAGAAGCCGGCCGGCGAGGTCCCCGGGGCCCTCGGCATCCCAACCTCGCCCACCGGCGCCCCGTCGCTGCTGACGGGGACCCGGCCCGCGGCCGATGCGTCGACCATTCCGGCATCCGCCCCGGCGATGCCGCCCTCGGCCCCCGCGGCCGGGCCGAGCCAGGCCCCCGCCCTGCCCCCCTTGCCGCCGGCGGCCTCGGCCGAGCCCGCGCCGTCCGCACCCGCCGGGGCGCAGAGCACGGAGGAACTGCCCGAGCTCCCCGCCGACATCGGCCTGCCGCCCTTGCCGAAGTCCTGA
- a CDS encoding DUF1559 family PulG-like putative transporter encodes MHRYPGSRRVAGFTLIELLVVIAIIAVLVALLLPAVQSAREAGRRAQCQNNLRQLGLAAQQYHDAFSSFPSGWYCMQPVYDPANASTLLSGDINCATASTPYQPYMWGLLPGLFSKLEAGNLYNEINVNLPPNNIENSTAIRRTLDFLVCPSNRRPEAQAQTGTTAKIGPSDYRGNMAAGMVLPGANTNCPTQDPTNIYCCYYDNGLTYQNSTVTIADITDGTSNTVLMGESLTGNWSQATSCCVRTNTDRTINKPIVVGGQNYYTYWISKHPSQVNFVNCDGSIRLVNQTINKVVLNKIMTRNGGETISADETR; translated from the coding sequence ATGCATCGCTATCCGGGTTCGCGTCGTGTGGCGGGCTTCACGCTGATCGAGCTCCTCGTGGTGATCGCCATCATCGCGGTGCTCGTCGCGCTCCTCCTCCCGGCCGTCCAGTCGGCCCGCGAGGCCGGCCGTCGCGCCCAGTGCCAGAACAACCTCCGGCAGCTCGGCCTGGCCGCCCAGCAATATCACGACGCCTTCAGCTCCTTCCCTTCGGGCTGGTACTGCATGCAGCCCGTCTATGACCCGGCGAACGCGTCCACCCTGCTCAGCGGCGACATCAACTGCGCCACGGCCTCCACCCCCTACCAACCCTACATGTGGGGCCTGCTCCCGGGCCTGTTCAGCAAGCTTGAGGCGGGGAACCTCTACAACGAGATCAACGTCAACCTGCCGCCCAACAACATCGAGAACTCCACCGCGATCCGGCGCACGCTGGACTTCCTCGTCTGCCCGTCCAACCGGCGGCCCGAGGCGCAGGCCCAGACCGGGACGACGGCGAAGATCGGGCCCTCGGACTATCGCGGCAACATGGCGGCGGGCATGGTCCTCCCCGGGGCCAACACCAACTGCCCGACCCAGGATCCGACCAACATCTACTGCTGCTATTACGACAACGGCCTGACCTATCAGAACTCCACGGTGACCATCGCGGACATCACCGACGGCACCTCGAATACCGTCCTCATGGGCGAGTCCCTCACCGGAAACTGGTCCCAGGCCACCAGCTGCTGCGTCCGCACCAACACCGATCGGACGATCAACAAGCCCATCGTCGTGGGCGGCCAGAACTACTACACCTACTGGATCAGCAAGCACCCCAGCCAGGTGAACTTCGTCAATTGCGACGGCTCCATCCGCCTGGTGAATCAGACCATCAACAAGGTCGTCCTCAATAAGATCATGACCCGCAACGGCGGCGAGACGATCTCGGCCGACGAAACGCGCTGA